The Halogeometricum rufum genome has a segment encoding these proteins:
- a CDS encoding ABC transporter substrate-binding protein, which produces MNGEDNSPSRRRVLQALGAAGVTGLAGCSGGGGDEATDAATTEGSAATGTETESATETAESGGGTFYFAQTKSPLDFDPLKANDIPSLQVVERIFDSLYTYEEGTSLTPEIADGEPEVSKEGTRYVVSLKDGATFHNGDPITAEDVKYSFLAPMREETENGSEFTMIDSITVVDERTVQFDLKYPFGPFRHKLAWTPVPKAYREENKQAFNTSDPLGSGPFEFADWQEGDYVRLERHEDYWGEPMPEVQTLEFTPITEPTTRVTTLRNEENHVVQTVPPKLYSTVEGISGANIQEQPGLGYYYLSFNCNEGPTTDKKVREAIDYAISMDQAVSNYVEPAGQRMTSPLPQSLIDSWGFPGEEWSQIPHEKDAEKARQLLEEAGVPKDYSWKIIVPPDDKREQIGITVSNALQSLGYSNATVQRLDWGAFLDKYSTGNENDYNMYTLGWVDEVDPDGYLWYMFHEETEGETNGCYYSNDEVMSQLKQARESPDQEERKQLYTDAITTILEDRPHLPAYNLKNSFGVRDSVKGFRAHTISSVNPRMAGPLGTVSIDE; this is translated from the coding sequence ATGAACGGAGAAGACAACAGTCCGTCCAGACGTCGTGTCCTGCAAGCTCTCGGTGCCGCCGGGGTAACGGGACTCGCCGGCTGTTCGGGCGGTGGCGGGGACGAAGCGACCGACGCGGCGACCACCGAGGGGTCGGCCGCGACTGGGACCGAGACGGAGTCGGCCACGGAGACGGCCGAGTCGGGGGGCGGGACGTTCTACTTCGCCCAGACGAAGTCGCCGCTGGACTTCGACCCGCTGAAGGCCAACGACATCCCGTCGCTGCAGGTCGTCGAGCGCATCTTCGACTCGCTGTACACCTACGAGGAGGGCACCTCGCTGACGCCCGAAATCGCCGACGGCGAACCGGAAGTGAGCAAGGAGGGGACGCGGTACGTCGTCTCGCTGAAGGACGGCGCCACGTTCCACAACGGCGACCCAATCACCGCCGAGGACGTGAAGTACTCCTTCCTCGCCCCGATGCGCGAGGAGACGGAGAACGGGTCCGAGTTCACGATGATAGACTCCATCACCGTCGTGGACGAGCGGACGGTCCAGTTCGACCTGAAGTACCCGTTCGGGCCGTTCCGACACAAACTCGCGTGGACGCCCGTCCCGAAGGCGTACCGCGAGGAGAACAAACAGGCGTTCAACACCTCGGACCCCCTCGGCAGCGGGCCGTTCGAGTTCGCCGACTGGCAGGAGGGCGACTACGTCCGCCTCGAACGCCACGAGGACTACTGGGGCGAACCGATGCCCGAGGTGCAGACGCTGGAGTTCACGCCCATCACCGAACCGACGACGCGCGTGACGACGCTCCGCAACGAGGAGAACCACGTCGTCCAGACGGTGCCGCCGAAGCTCTACTCGACGGTCGAGGGCATCTCCGGGGCGAACATCCAAGAACAGCCCGGACTCGGCTACTACTACCTCTCGTTCAACTGCAACGAGGGACCGACGACGGACAAGAAGGTCCGAGAGGCCATCGACTACGCCATCTCGATGGACCAGGCGGTGTCGAACTACGTCGAACCCGCCGGCCAGCGGATGACGAGTCCGCTCCCGCAGTCGCTCATCGACTCGTGGGGCTTCCCCGGCGAGGAGTGGTCGCAGATTCCGCACGAGAAGGACGCCGAGAAGGCGCGGCAGTTGCTCGAAGAGGCGGGCGTCCCCAAGGACTACAGCTGGAAGATAATCGTCCCGCCGGACGACAAGCGCGAACAGATCGGTATCACCGTCTCGAACGCCCTGCAGTCGCTGGGCTACTCGAACGCGACGGTCCAGCGTCTCGACTGGGGCGCGTTCCTCGACAAGTACTCGACCGGCAACGAGAACGACTACAACATGTACACCCTCGGCTGGGTGGACGAGGTGGACCCCGACGGCTACCTCTGGTACATGTTCCACGAGGAGACGGAGGGCGAGACGAACGGCTGCTACTACAGCAACGACGAGGTGATGTCGCAACTGAAGCAGGCCCGGGAGTCGCCCGACCAGGAGGAGCGCAAACAGCTCTACACCGACGCCATCACCACCATCCTCGAAGACCGCCCGCACCTGCCCGCGTACAACCTCAAGAACAGCTTCGGCGTGCGCGACTCCGTGAAGGGGTTCCGCGCGCACACCATCTCCAGCGTCAACCCCCGTATGGCCGGTCCGCTGGGGACCGTCTCCATCGACGAATAA
- a CDS encoding peptidylprolyl isomerase — MSNPTATLHTNRGDIVVELFEERAPRTVENFVGLATGEKAWTDPETGEKRTDSLYEGTIFHRVIEDFMIQGGDPEGTGRGGPGYQFDDEFHDELRHDSAGKLSMANSGPNTNGSQFFITLDAQPHLDGRHAVFGEVVEGMDVVEEIGSLPTDRNDKPMKDVVIESVDVDQ; from the coding sequence ATGAGCAACCCGACTGCGACGCTGCACACCAACCGGGGCGACATCGTCGTCGAACTGTTCGAAGAGCGCGCGCCGCGAACGGTCGAGAACTTCGTCGGCCTCGCGACGGGCGAGAAGGCGTGGACGGACCCCGAGACGGGCGAGAAGCGTACCGACTCGCTGTACGAGGGGACCATCTTCCACCGCGTCATCGAGGACTTCATGATTCAGGGCGGTGACCCCGAGGGGACCGGCCGCGGCGGTCCCGGCTACCAGTTCGACGACGAGTTCCACGACGAACTCCGCCACGACAGCGCGGGCAAACTGTCGATGGCCAACAGCGGTCCGAACACGAACGGCTCGCAGTTCTTCATCACGCTCGACGCCCAACCCCACCTCGACGGCCGCCACGCCGTCTTCGGCGAAGTCGTCGAGGGGATGGACGTGGTCGAGGAGATCGGCTCGCTCCCCACGGACCGCAACGACAAGCCGATGAAGGACGTCGTCATCGAGTCCGTCGACGTCGACCAGTAA
- a CDS encoding DUF4177 domain-containing protein, with amino-acid sequence MTGETTRWEYRTLRPPRGSARAEAEDPQAALNELGEEGWELVCGVDYTDGGTKYLVLKRPKSVADTESHG; translated from the coding sequence ATGACAGGTGAGACGACGCGGTGGGAGTATCGGACGCTCCGTCCGCCGCGGGGGTCGGCCCGGGCGGAGGCCGAAGACCCGCAGGCGGCGCTGAACGAACTCGGCGAGGAGGGGTGGGAACTCGTCTGCGGCGTCGACTACACCGACGGCGGCACGAAGTACCTCGTCCTCAAGCGCCCGAAGTCGGTTGCCGACACGGAGAGTCATGGCTGA
- a CDS encoding succinylglutamate desuccinylase/aspartoacylase family protein, with protein sequence MHTAETLTLARLPSGVEVETTVHTYGDAAERDTAGSQTHADDGDGPTVYVQAAQHGREINGTETLRRVHERLDADDLSGTLVAVPVADPLTFDRVSYTTPEALDSVNSNMNRVWPGDEEGSLHERMAAALWEYAGDADYIVDLHTGSLEMLTHTVYLDGDDESRRLAEAFGTDMLLAEAAGDDADTEWSERNFGGKLRVAATRAGIPSITPELAHNKQLVEPAIETGVRGVFNVLRELGMLPGDPEIPADQTTARNHLGRVRAAESGLFHPGPEAELGREVDAGDHLGRVYDPTTYEVLQEATADRSGVVYSVCREATVTAGETLVGVAMPADE encoded by the coding sequence ATGCACACCGCAGAGACGCTCACGCTCGCCCGCCTCCCGTCGGGCGTCGAAGTCGAGACGACGGTCCACACGTACGGCGACGCCGCCGAGCGAGATACGGCCGGCAGTCAGACGCACGCCGACGACGGAGACGGCCCGACCGTGTACGTTCAGGCCGCTCAGCACGGCCGCGAGATAAACGGGACGGAGACGCTCCGCCGCGTCCACGAACGACTCGACGCCGACGACCTATCGGGGACGCTGGTCGCCGTGCCCGTCGCCGACCCACTGACGTTCGACCGCGTCTCCTACACGACGCCCGAAGCGCTCGACTCGGTCAACTCGAACATGAACCGCGTCTGGCCGGGCGACGAGGAGGGGTCGCTGCACGAACGGATGGCGGCCGCCCTCTGGGAGTACGCGGGCGACGCCGACTACATCGTGGACCTGCACACCGGCAGCCTCGAGATGCTGACGCACACCGTCTACCTCGACGGCGACGACGAGAGCCGCCGCCTCGCGGAGGCGTTCGGGACCGACATGTTGCTCGCGGAGGCCGCCGGCGACGACGCCGACACCGAGTGGTCCGAGCGCAACTTCGGCGGCAAACTCCGCGTCGCCGCCACCCGGGCGGGCATCCCCTCCATCACGCCCGAACTCGCGCACAACAAGCAGTTGGTCGAACCCGCCATCGAGACGGGCGTCCGCGGCGTGTTCAACGTCCTCCGGGAACTGGGGATGCTGCCGGGCGACCCCGAGATACCGGCCGACCAGACGACGGCCCGGAACCACCTCGGGCGCGTCAGAGCGGCCGAGTCGGGGCTGTTCCACCCCGGACCGGAGGCCGAACTCGGCCGCGAGGTGGACGCGGGCGACCACCTCGGGCGCGTCTACGACCCGACGACGTACGAGGTGTTGCAGGAGGCGACGGCCGACCGGTCGGGCGTCGTCTACTCCGTCTGCCGCGAGGCGACGGTCACCGCGGGCGAGACGCTCGTCGGCGTGGCGATGCCGGCCGACGAGTAG
- a CDS encoding anthranilate phosphoribosyltransferase — MAQAPESPEFGEWPLKRLMTEVVGTGTKSAEDMTREQASEAMRRILAGEPDHTTLGAFWLANRWKHNVAEELAAYADVMCEHVEYAEPDADPVDCGANYDGKGETAILGAAAGIVAAGAGTPVVVHSGDRVPTQKQDAYKHVLDELGIRTELSPEESADQVDETGFGFYYQPAFNPAIDDLWERRDQMGVRTFVNTIETIANPANADVHLGSFYHLAFAKKIVDTFEQSEKLNPRRVVMFQGMEGYDDIRPGYTKVGESTDGEFTDFEIETAEYGMDFENEDLEVDPDDVAGDSAAITESVVAGERDDHFYDAVALNAAFRIYAREDAETLADGLEMARESIESGAAEAVLDDLRAF, encoded by the coding sequence ATGGCACAAGCGCCGGAGAGCCCCGAGTTCGGGGAGTGGCCGTTGAAGCGACTCATGACCGAGGTGGTGGGGACGGGCACGAAGTCCGCCGAGGACATGACGCGCGAACAGGCGAGCGAGGCGATGCGACGCATCCTCGCGGGCGAACCCGACCACACGACGCTGGGGGCGTTCTGGCTGGCGAACCGGTGGAAGCACAACGTCGCCGAGGAACTCGCGGCCTACGCCGACGTGATGTGCGAACACGTCGAGTACGCCGAACCCGACGCCGACCCCGTCGACTGCGGGGCAAACTACGACGGGAAGGGCGAGACGGCGATACTGGGCGCCGCCGCGGGCATCGTCGCCGCCGGCGCGGGCACGCCCGTCGTCGTGCACTCGGGCGACCGGGTCCCGACGCAGAAGCAGGACGCCTACAAGCACGTCCTCGACGAACTCGGGATTCGCACCGAGTTGTCCCCCGAGGAGAGCGCAGACCAGGTGGACGAGACGGGCTTCGGCTTCTACTACCAGCCCGCGTTCAACCCGGCCATCGACGACCTGTGGGAGCGCCGCGACCAGATGGGCGTCCGCACGTTCGTCAACACCATCGAGACCATCGCCAACCCCGCGAACGCCGACGTCCACCTCGGGAGCTTCTACCACCTCGCGTTCGCGAAGAAGATCGTGGACACGTTCGAGCAGTCCGAGAAACTAAACCCGCGCCGCGTCGTCATGTTCCAGGGGATGGAGGGCTACGACGACATCCGCCCCGGCTACACGAAGGTGGGCGAGTCCACCGACGGCGAGTTCACCGACTTCGAGATAGAGACGGCCGAGTACGGGATGGACTTCGAGAACGAGGACCTCGAAGTCGACCCCGACGACGTGGCCGGCGACTCCGCGGCCATCACGGAGTCCGTGGTCGCCGGCGAGCGTGACGACCACTTCTACGACGCCGTCGCCCTCAACGCGGCGTTCCGCATCTACGCCCGCGAGGACGCCGAGACGCTGGCGGACGGACTGGAGATGGCCCGCGAGAGCATCGAATCGGGCGCCGCCGAGGCGGTCCTCGACGACCTGCGCGCGTTCTGA
- a CDS encoding amidohydrolase yields MTTFDDRSLVEIRRDLHRHPEEGWKEFRTTALVAEELDRLGFDLALGADAVNAEERLGVPSDDEIAAARERARREGAPEEYLDYMDDVTGLVASKRYGDGPTIGVRVDMDALARSEATDDDHRPAREGFGSTHPTEMHACGHDGHTAIGVGIARAFDAEGFDGTLKLFFQPAEEGGRGGKPMSETDHLDDVDALLALHLGLDEATGTIVGGYDRPLSNAKIDVTFDGEPAHAGGAPNEGRNALQAMSTAIQNLYAIPRHADGKTRINVGQVHADNAQNVICEEARMRVEVRGEDADLNDYMMAKADRVVEHAAGMHDVDFDTSLYGMTTTFENDQSVVETVMDAAETVEAVDQVCGRSPFGGSEDASFLVRRVQENGGVASYVGIGASNPAGHHTAYFDIEEESLDIGVDVITESVRRLADDL; encoded by the coding sequence ATGACCACCTTCGACGACCGCTCGCTGGTCGAGATTCGCCGTGACCTGCACCGCCACCCCGAGGAGGGCTGGAAGGAGTTCCGAACGACCGCGCTCGTCGCCGAGGAACTGGATCGACTCGGGTTCGACCTCGCTCTCGGCGCGGACGCGGTGAACGCCGAGGAACGACTCGGCGTGCCCTCCGACGACGAGATAGCCGCCGCGCGGGAACGCGCGCGGCGCGAGGGCGCACCCGAGGAGTATCTGGACTACATGGACGACGTGACGGGCCTCGTCGCGTCGAAGCGCTACGGCGACGGCCCGACCATCGGCGTCCGAGTCGACATGGACGCCCTCGCGCGGTCGGAGGCGACCGACGACGACCACCGGCCGGCGCGCGAGGGGTTCGGCAGCACCCACCCGACGGAGATGCACGCCTGCGGGCACGACGGGCACACGGCCATCGGCGTCGGCATCGCCCGCGCGTTCGACGCCGAGGGGTTCGACGGCACGCTGAAACTGTTCTTCCAGCCCGCGGAGGAGGGCGGCCGCGGCGGGAAGCCGATGAGCGAGACCGACCACCTCGACGACGTGGACGCCCTGTTGGCCCTCCACCTCGGACTGGACGAGGCGACGGGCACCATCGTCGGCGGCTACGACCGCCCGCTCTCGAACGCGAAGATAGACGTGACGTTCGACGGCGAACCGGCCCACGCCGGCGGCGCGCCGAACGAGGGGCGAAACGCCCTGCAGGCGATGAGCACCGCGATTCAGAACCTGTACGCCATCCCGCGGCACGCCGACGGGAAGACGCGAATCAACGTCGGGCAGGTCCACGCCGACAACGCGCAGAACGTCATCTGCGAGGAGGCGCGGATGCGCGTCGAAGTGCGCGGCGAGGACGCCGACCTGAACGACTACATGATGGCGAAGGCCGACCGCGTCGTCGAACACGCCGCGGGGATGCACGACGTCGACTTCGACACCAGTCTGTACGGCATGACGACCACGTTCGAGAACGACCAGTCCGTCGTCGAGACGGTGATGGACGCCGCTGAGACCGTCGAGGCCGTGGACCAGGTGTGCGGGCGGAGCCCGTTCGGCGGGAGCGAGGACGCCTCCTTCCTCGTCCGCCGCGTGCAGGAGAACGGCGGCGTCGCCTCCTACGTCGGCATCGGCGCGAGCAACCCCGCCGGCCACCACACGGCGTACTTCGACATCGAGGAGGAGTCCCTCGACATCGGCGTCGACGTGATAACGGAGTCGGTCCGGCGGTTGGCCGACGACCTGTAG
- the ahbB gene encoding siroheme decarboxylase subunit beta, producing MSALSDDWRADLDEVDATLIDEYQSGFPVVERPFRALGAELGISEDDALARVRALREAGIFRRFGAVLNPPVVGSSTLAAVSAPADRFEEVAEVINGYRQVNHNYRRDHEWNMWFVVTAASREVRDRILTEIEERTGLAVLNLPMLTDYYIDLEFPVMNDDRFARESLAETEVNATRISEEATGDLSPLEANLLVEIQDGFPLSATPYRDVADAIGADVDDVLAAVDRLLDDGCIKRIGCIVNHVVTGFDANCMVVWDVPDEELDERGEAVGRLPYVTLCYHRPRRPDQDWPYNLFTMIHGREADAVDEKIDELAADHLPFDHERLYSTATLKQTGAQYEELVGSESP from the coding sequence ATGAGCGCACTCTCCGACGACTGGCGGGCCGACTTAGACGAGGTGGACGCCACGCTCATCGACGAGTACCAGAGCGGATTCCCCGTCGTCGAACGGCCGTTCCGCGCCCTCGGCGCGGAACTCGGCATCAGCGAGGACGACGCCCTCGCGCGCGTCCGCGCCCTCCGCGAGGCGGGCATCTTCCGCCGGTTCGGGGCCGTGTTGAACCCGCCGGTCGTCGGCAGTTCGACGCTGGCCGCCGTCTCGGCGCCCGCGGACCGCTTCGAGGAGGTGGCCGAGGTGATAAACGGCTACCGGCAGGTGAACCACAACTACCGCCGCGACCACGAGTGGAACATGTGGTTCGTCGTCACCGCCGCCTCCCGCGAGGTGCGCGACCGGATTCTGACCGAAATCGAGGAGCGAACCGGGCTCGCGGTGCTGAACCTCCCGATGCTCACCGACTACTACATCGACCTGGAGTTCCCGGTGATGAACGACGACCGGTTCGCCCGCGAGAGTCTCGCCGAGACCGAAGTCAACGCCACGCGCATCTCCGAGGAGGCGACGGGCGACCTGTCGCCCCTCGAGGCGAACCTCCTCGTGGAGATTCAGGACGGGTTCCCGCTCTCCGCGACGCCGTACCGGGACGTGGCCGACGCCATCGGTGCGGACGTCGACGACGTCCTCGCGGCCGTCGACCGACTCCTCGACGACGGCTGTATCAAGCGCATCGGCTGCATCGTCAACCACGTCGTCACCGGCTTCGACGCCAACTGCATGGTCGTCTGGGACGTGCCCGACGAGGAGTTGGACGAACGGGGCGAAGCCGTCGGCCGCCTGCCGTACGTCACGCTCTGCTACCACCGGCCGCGCCGCCCCGACCAGGACTGGCCGTACAACCTCTTCACGATGATCCACGGCCGCGAGGCCGACGCCGTCGACGAGAAGATAGACGAACTCGCCGCCGACCACCTGCCGTTCGACCACGAACGCCTCTACTCGACGGCGACGCTGAAGCAGACGGGCGCGCAGTACGAGGAACTGGTCGGGTCGGAGTCGCCGTAG
- a CDS encoding alcohol dehydrogenase, which translates to MKAVQVTEPGEPFEVVDRDVPDPDPGEVRVVVEACGICHSDAFVKEGQWPGIDYPRVPGHEVAGRVDAVGDDVTEWTEGDRVGVGWHGGHCFTCDACRRGDFITCEHGAVTGISYDGGYAEYMTAPHEALARIPEELDAVDAAPLLCAGITTFNSLRNADARPGDLVAVQGVGGLGHLGIQYARAAGFETVAVSTSPDKEDLAYELGADHFLDASAVDPAEELRSMGGAKVILGTAPSTDAMESIAGGLGVDGTLLTIAVPGDELSVNVQPLVQERQSVGGWPSGTPRDSEDTLEFSALRDVTPRVETFSLDEAEAAYEAMLNGDVRFRSVLVP; encoded by the coding sequence ATGAAAGCAGTCCAAGTCACCGAACCCGGCGAGCCGTTCGAAGTCGTCGACCGAGACGTGCCCGACCCGGACCCCGGCGAGGTCCGCGTGGTGGTGGAGGCGTGCGGCATCTGTCACAGCGACGCGTTCGTGAAGGAGGGCCAGTGGCCCGGCATCGACTACCCGCGGGTCCCCGGCCACGAAGTCGCCGGCCGTGTCGACGCCGTCGGCGACGACGTGACCGAGTGGACGGAAGGTGACCGCGTCGGTGTCGGCTGGCACGGCGGCCACTGCTTCACCTGCGACGCCTGCCGGCGCGGCGACTTCATCACCTGCGAGCACGGCGCGGTGACGGGTATCTCCTACGACGGCGGCTACGCCGAGTACATGACCGCGCCGCACGAGGCACTCGCGCGCATCCCCGAGGAACTGGACGCCGTCGACGCCGCCCCCCTGCTCTGTGCCGGTATCACGACGTTCAACTCGCTTCGGAACGCCGACGCCCGCCCCGGTGACCTCGTCGCGGTGCAGGGGGTCGGCGGCCTCGGCCACCTCGGTATCCAGTACGCCCGCGCCGCCGGGTTCGAGACGGTGGCCGTCTCCACGTCGCCGGACAAGGAGGACCTCGCCTACGAACTCGGCGCCGACCACTTCCTCGACGCCAGCGCGGTGGACCCCGCCGAGGAACTGCGCTCGATGGGCGGCGCGAAGGTGATTCTCGGCACCGCGCCGAGCACCGACGCGATGGAGTCCATCGCGGGCGGTCTGGGCGTCGACGGCACGCTACTCACCATCGCCGTCCCCGGCGACGAACTCTCGGTGAACGTCCAACCCCTCGTACAGGAGCGACAGAGCGTCGGCGGGTGGCCCTCGGGCACGCCGCGGGATTCGGAGGACACCCTGGAGTTCAGCGCCCTCCGCGACGTGACGCCGCGCGTCGAGACGTTCTCGCTCGACGAGGCCGAGGCGGCGTACGAGGCGATGCTGAACGGCGACGTGCGGTTCCGGTCGGTGCTCGTCCCCTAG
- a CDS encoding ferredoxin — MSDSESSDEPLRPSEVGDEANAPPVDEKPYKIIFEANKCFGAGKCAEVADNWEMDITSGLARPKSYYFGEDELAENVRAAEVCPAKKGRGVIHVIDRRADEELAPDPNGDGTLSVDW; from the coding sequence ATGAGCGATTCCGAGTCGTCGGACGAACCACTTCGTCCGAGCGAGGTGGGCGACGAGGCGAACGCGCCGCCCGTAGACGAGAAGCCGTACAAGATAATCTTCGAGGCGAACAAGTGCTTCGGCGCGGGCAAGTGCGCGGAAGTGGCGGACAACTGGGAGATGGACATCACGTCGGGGCTGGCGCGGCCGAAGTCCTACTACTTCGGCGAGGACGAACTGGCGGAGAACGTCCGCGCCGCCGAGGTGTGTCCGGCCAAGAAGGGACGGGGCGTCATCCACGTCATCGACCGACGCGCCGACGAGGAGCTAGCGCCCGACCCGAACGGGGACGGGACGCTCAGCGTCGACTGGTAG